In Spirochaeta thermophila DSM 6578, the following proteins share a genomic window:
- a CDS encoding ATP-grasp domain-containing protein, which translates to MEDQKTVLILGAGVMQLPAIKIARRLGWRVAVADADPSAPGARLADLFFHVDLKDTEGLLAAARKLASEGGLHGVFTAGTDFSTSVAYVAERMGLPGIPYEVALRAKDKALMREHLHRAGIPVPRYAVLSREERANRLLEEGRRIPFPLVVKPADNMGARGVRLVRDTPELEEAVESAAACSLSGKVVLEEFLEGPEFSIDAVVWQGEVHICGVADRHIFFPPYFVEMGHTMPTDIPPSVRAELEEVFVRAVKALGITEGAAKGDVFYTGRGPVIGEIAARLSGGYMSGWTYPYASGVDVTEAALRIAVGLPPGDLSPRWQRVCAERAFLSIPGVIRDIEGFHLLRLEPGVKKTFLRISPGDRVRFPTNNVEKCGNVLALGGTREEAVSRAEESVSRVRLVLLPGDAETSSFLFEDTSFPSAFSLDPQEEVHLSRLSSLYRSLPRVSPPYRVRKVGLNAYVDILPLRVKQDRDWYYHTIGEILEEMDTYLASVSPLPWILGRDFWAALLKGGWQGARWYVDTLRGGVDPRTLEPVG; encoded by the coding sequence ATGGAAGACCAGAAGACCGTACTCATCCTCGGTGCAGGGGTCATGCAGCTTCCCGCGATCAAGATCGCCAGGCGCCTGGGATGGAGGGTGGCTGTGGCCGACGCCGACCCCTCTGCCCCAGGGGCACGGCTTGCGGATCTCTTCTTCCACGTCGATCTCAAGGATACCGAAGGGCTCCTCGCTGCAGCCCGGAAGCTCGCTTCAGAGGGAGGGCTCCACGGTGTGTTCACCGCAGGCACCGACTTCTCCACGAGCGTGGCCTACGTGGCCGAGAGGATGGGGCTCCCGGGCATACCCTACGAGGTGGCGTTGAGGGCCAAGGACAAGGCGCTCATGCGGGAGCACCTCCACCGTGCGGGGATCCCGGTACCCCGATATGCGGTGCTCTCACGTGAGGAGAGAGCGAACCGCCTCCTCGAGGAGGGACGTCGCATCCCCTTTCCCCTCGTGGTGAAACCTGCGGACAACATGGGGGCCCGTGGGGTGCGGCTGGTGAGAGACACTCCTGAGCTTGAGGAGGCGGTCGAGAGTGCTGCAGCCTGTTCCCTTTCGGGAAAGGTGGTGCTGGAGGAGTTTCTCGAGGGTCCGGAGTTCAGTATCGACGCCGTGGTGTGGCAGGGAGAGGTGCACATCTGCGGCGTCGCCGACAGGCACATCTTCTTCCCTCCTTATTTCGTGGAGATGGGCCACACCATGCCCACGGATATCCCGCCGTCGGTGAGGGCCGAGCTCGAGGAGGTCTTTGTCCGGGCCGTGAAGGCCTTGGGGATCACCGAGGGTGCGGCGAAGGGCGACGTGTTCTACACCGGCCGCGGCCCTGTCATCGGCGAGATCGCGGCCCGCCTCTCGGGCGGCTACATGTCGGGGTGGACCTATCCCTATGCCTCGGGGGTGGATGTCACCGAGGCCGCCCTTCGTATCGCGGTGGGCCTCCCGCCGGGAGATCTTTCCCCCCGGTGGCAGCGGGTGTGCGCCGAGCGGGCCTTTCTCTCCATACCAGGTGTGATCAGGGACATAGAAGGCTTCCACCTCCTCAGGCTCGAGCCGGGGGTGAAGAAGACCTTCCTCAGGATCTCTCCCGGAGACAGGGTACGCTTCCCGACAAACAATGTGGAGAAGTGCGGAAACGTGCTCGCTCTTGGGGGGACTCGGGAAGAGGCGGTCTCACGTGCAGAAGAGAGCGTGTCCCGGGTGAGGCTCGTACTCCTCCCCGGAGATGCGGAGACCTCCTCCTTCCTTTTCGAAGACACCTCGTTCCCTTCCGCCTTCAGTCTCGATCCCCAGGAGGAGGTTCACCTCTCTCGTCTCTCGTCTTTGTATCGCAGCTTACCTCGGGTTTCTCCTCCTTATCGGGTGAGGAAGGTGGGTCTGAACGCCTATGTGGACATCCTCCCCCTCAGGGTGAAACAGGATCGGGATTGGTATTATCACACCATAGGGGAGATCCTGGAAGAGATGGACACATACCTCGCCTCGGTGTCTCCTCTCCCGTGGATTCTGGGGCGGGACTTCTGGGCTGCTCTTCTCAAAGGTGGCTGGCAGGGCGCGAGGTGGTACGTGGACACCCTGCGCGGGGGGGTTGATCCGAGAACTCTGGAGCCCGTGGGATGA
- a CDS encoding spiro-SPASM protein, with protein sequence MKYDVVLTGLQFTEYALKPLASGPSAFARALDLARRLSPRLHLLLPPSHPPLPDGAPTPLLAPPTQRGLAEALATLAAHTDAEAFLILHADAPFTHHGLATRLLDQHERYFADYTFAEGHPDGLAPEVVSRRALSALTRLAGDEPVTRKDLFPILQKDINAFDIETILSSHDARLLRIPLFADTRRTHLLCDRLAALPLWDKDADEITAYLLSHKELLRTLPAYYQVQIVRGCPQSCAYCPYPLKEDVRAVRAFMEPERFAGLVDRIAAFSDDAVIGLSLWGEPGLHPAIAELAAHVLAHPRLSLLLETSGIGWGPAALERTASLDTTGRLMWIVSLDAVEPSLYRTLRGDGLEEALRTVETLHRIVPAHTYVQAVRMKENDAHLRTFYQTLTDRGYKVIFQQYDSFCGRLPDRMVVDISPLTRIPCWHLARDMVILFDGTVPLCREDLDAAHALGNVWEDELEELWERGRPWYERHVREEYPELCARCTEYFNFNF encoded by the coding sequence ATGAAGTACGACGTGGTGCTCACCGGCCTGCAGTTCACCGAATACGCCCTTAAGCCCCTCGCCTCTGGGCCCTCAGCCTTTGCCCGCGCCCTCGACCTCGCCCGCCGCCTCTCCCCCCGCCTCCACCTCCTCCTCCCGCCCTCCCACCCCCCCCTCCCCGACGGTGCCCCCACCCCCCTCCTCGCCCCCCCCACCCAGCGCGGCCTCGCCGAAGCCCTCGCCACCCTCGCCGCGCACACCGACGCCGAGGCCTTTCTCATCCTCCACGCCGACGCCCCCTTCACCCACCACGGCCTCGCCACCCGCCTCCTCGATCAGCACGAACGTTACTTTGCGGACTACACCTTTGCCGAAGGCCACCCCGACGGGCTCGCGCCCGAGGTGGTCTCACGCCGTGCCCTCTCGGCGCTCACCCGGCTCGCAGGCGACGAACCTGTCACCCGCAAGGACCTCTTTCCGATCCTCCAGAAGGACATCAACGCCTTCGACATAGAGACCATCCTCTCGTCGCACGACGCCCGGCTCCTCCGCATCCCCCTCTTCGCCGACACCCGCCGCACCCACCTCCTCTGCGACCGGCTCGCCGCCCTTCCCCTCTGGGACAAGGACGCCGACGAGATCACCGCCTACCTCCTCTCCCACAAGGAGCTCCTCCGCACCCTCCCGGCCTACTACCAGGTGCAGATCGTGCGCGGTTGTCCCCAGTCCTGCGCCTACTGCCCCTATCCCCTCAAGGAGGACGTGCGTGCGGTGCGTGCCTTCATGGAGCCTGAGCGCTTCGCCGGCCTGGTGGACCGCATCGCCGCCTTCTCCGACGATGCGGTGATCGGCCTCTCCCTCTGGGGCGAACCCGGCCTTCACCCCGCCATCGCCGAACTCGCCGCCCATGTCCTCGCCCACCCGCGGCTCTCCCTCCTGCTCGAGACCTCCGGGATAGGCTGGGGCCCTGCGGCACTCGAACGCACCGCCTCCCTCGATACCACCGGCAGGCTCATGTGGATCGTCTCCCTCGATGCCGTAGAGCCCTCCCTCTATCGGACCCTCCGCGGCGACGGGCTCGAGGAGGCCCTCCGCACCGTCGAGACCCTCCACCGTATCGTCCCGGCCCACACCTATGTCCAGGCCGTACGCATGAAGGAGAACGACGCCCACCTGCGCACCTTCTATCAGACCCTCACCGACCGCGGGTACAAGGTGATCTTCCAGCAGTACGACTCCTTCTGCGGTAGGCTCCCGGACCGCATGGTGGTCGACATCTCGCCCCTCACCCGCATCCCCTGCTGGCACCTCGCCCGGGACATGGTGATCCTCTTCGACGGCACCGTGCCCCTCTGCCGTGAAGACCTCGATGCGGCGCACGCCCTCGGCAACGTCTGGGAGGACGAGCTCGAGGAGCTATGGGAGCGGGGGAGGCCGTGGTACGAACGTCACGTACGGGAGGAGTATCCCGAGCTCTGCGCGAGGTGCACCGAGTACTTCAACTTCAACTTCTAG
- a CDS encoding cytidylyltransferase domain-containing protein, producing the protein MTGIFLQARIDSSRLPAKALLALGGRTLIEHAMVRLRRVPADVYVLLTDEASLPFLAPYARARGFAVFAGPRDDVLARYVMAARAYGVRTVVRATGDNPLVSAVAASAALALHRREGADYTGFRDLPLGTGVEVVNASALFRAAEETVDPYDREHVTPYVRRGEGGLVVNLVDPPPSWAAPHLRVTVDTLDDFLFVCRIMSEDPDVEIEDLVARWGGKARDAVVEGVR; encoded by the coding sequence ATGACGGGCATCTTCCTCCAGGCCAGGATCGACTCTTCGCGGCTTCCGGCCAAGGCCCTCCTCGCGCTGGGGGGGAGGACCCTCATCGAGCACGCCATGGTGCGGCTGAGGCGGGTGCCGGCCGATGTGTACGTGCTGCTCACGGATGAGGCGAGCCTTCCTTTTCTCGCTCCCTATGCCCGGGCCCGTGGGTTCGCGGTCTTTGCAGGGCCGAGGGATGATGTGCTCGCACGGTACGTCATGGCGGCCAGGGCCTATGGGGTGCGTACGGTGGTCCGTGCCACGGGCGACAACCCGCTCGTCTCTGCGGTGGCGGCCTCGGCGGCGCTCGCGCTCCACCGGCGGGAGGGGGCCGACTATACGGGGTTCAGAGACCTGCCGCTGGGCACGGGGGTGGAGGTGGTGAATGCGTCGGCTCTCTTCCGGGCCGCGGAGGAGACGGTCGACCCTTACGACAGGGAGCACGTGACGCCGTACGTGCGCCGTGGGGAGGGGGGGCTGGTGGTGAACCTGGTCGACCCGCCTCCCTCGTGGGCTGCGCCGCACCTCAGGGTCACGGTGGACACCCTCGATGACTTCCTCTTCGTGTGTCGGATCATGAGCGAGGATCCGGATGTGGAGATCGAAGACCTGGTGGCGAGGTGGGGGGGGAAGGCGCGGGATGCGGTGGTGGAGGGGGTGCGGTGA
- a CDS encoding class I SAM-dependent methyltransferase → MEVVRGVVEGWGGVGCPGCGERGRRAVWRGEERTVVRCAGCGLEYVLGLGPGEREYGPAYFFEEYRAQYGRTYLEDFASIVERGRERVRVLRRWVPEGGRVLDVGCAYGPFLVAAREGGFVPAGLDVGEDAVAYVRQELGVRAWVGRFEEWEEEGEWDALTMWFVIEHFRRLSEVLDRVARLLKKGGMFAFGTPNARGLSWLLRRDRFYRESPRDHHLLLSVGVMRRLLGRWGMKVVAVRQTGLHPERIPVLGRLFPPGTLRWRITGRLLGLLGLGDTIEIYAKKYR, encoded by the coding sequence GTGGAGGTGGTGAGGGGGGTGGTGGAGGGGTGGGGCGGGGTGGGGTGTCCGGGGTGTGGGGAGCGGGGGAGGCGGGCGGTGTGGCGTGGGGAGGAGAGGACGGTGGTGCGGTGTGCGGGGTGTGGGTTGGAGTATGTGCTGGGGTTGGGGCCGGGGGAGCGGGAGTACGGGCCGGCCTACTTCTTCGAGGAGTACCGCGCCCAGTACGGGAGGACGTACCTGGAGGATTTTGCGTCCATAGTGGAGCGGGGGAGGGAGCGGGTGAGGGTCCTGCGCAGGTGGGTGCCGGAGGGGGGGAGGGTGCTGGATGTGGGGTGTGCGTATGGGCCGTTCCTGGTGGCGGCGAGGGAGGGTGGGTTTGTGCCGGCGGGTCTGGATGTGGGGGAGGATGCGGTGGCCTATGTGCGGCAGGAGCTGGGGGTGCGGGCGTGGGTGGGGCGGTTCGAGGAGTGGGAGGAGGAGGGGGAGTGGGATGCCCTCACCATGTGGTTCGTGATAGAACACTTCCGCAGGCTTTCGGAGGTCCTCGACAGGGTGGCCCGCCTCCTCAAAAAGGGAGGGATGTTCGCCTTCGGCACCCCGAACGCGCGCGGCCTCTCCTGGCTCCTCAGGAGGGATCGCTTCTATCGGGAGAGCCCCCGTGATCATCACCTCCTCCTTTCGGTGGGGGTGATGCGCCGTCTCCTCGGACGGTGGGGGATGAAGGTGGTGGCCGTGAGACAGACAGGCCTCCACCCGGAACGTATCCCGGTCCTGGGACGCCTCTTTCCCCCGGGGACGCTGAGATGGAGGATCACGGGCCGGCTCCTGGGTCTCCTGGGGCTCGGTGATACTATCGAGATCTATGCCAAGAAGTACAGATGA
- the xseA gene encoding exodeoxyribonuclease VII large subunit → MSIPQKVFSVSEITSLIKGYLEDAFPYVAVQGEISNCRPSSTGHLYFSLKDERAVLNVVMFQSRYRRLSFQPKDGMMVLAKGALSVYEARGAYQLVCEELEQVGVGALLEMLEKRKQKLAAEGLFDKERKRPIPLFPSRIAVVTSPTGAAVRDIINVLTRRNAGVDIVVVPAPVQGENAAPIIAEQIRRADAWKLGDVIIVARGGGSIEDLLPFSEEVVVRAIAACETPVISAVGHEIDYTLSDFAADLRAPTPSAAAEMVSAHREELLQRVHHAHLTMVREIRSLCERLRFRLGKVSEEQLARLFTLYRAPYLQRWDEAHQSIVRTMREYLLKLRHRIEMAREITQAHSPRAVLSRGYAIVRDAATGDILRDTRAAFEGQRLSITLARGELEARTTQVAPPEDESATTEVHDA, encoded by the coding sequence ATGAGCATACCGCAGAAGGTCTTTTCCGTCTCAGAGATCACTTCCCTCATCAAGGGCTACCTCGAGGATGCCTTTCCCTACGTGGCGGTACAGGGAGAGATCTCCAACTGCCGGCCTTCGTCCACCGGGCACCTCTACTTCAGCTTGAAGGATGAACGGGCCGTACTCAACGTGGTAATGTTCCAGAGCAGGTATCGCCGCCTCTCGTTCCAGCCCAAGGACGGCATGATGGTCCTGGCGAAGGGCGCCTTGAGCGTGTACGAGGCGCGAGGCGCCTACCAGCTCGTGTGCGAGGAACTCGAGCAGGTGGGCGTGGGCGCTCTCCTCGAGATGCTCGAGAAGCGAAAACAGAAGCTCGCGGCCGAGGGACTCTTCGACAAGGAACGCAAGAGGCCCATTCCTCTCTTCCCTTCCCGCATCGCAGTGGTCACCTCTCCCACGGGCGCCGCCGTACGGGACATCATCAACGTGCTCACACGGCGCAACGCAGGGGTGGATATCGTGGTGGTACCCGCCCCTGTACAGGGAGAGAACGCCGCTCCCATCATCGCCGAACAGATCCGCAGGGCCGACGCGTGGAAGCTCGGGGACGTCATCATCGTGGCCCGCGGTGGAGGCTCCATCGAGGACCTCCTCCCCTTCTCCGAGGAAGTGGTGGTGAGGGCCATCGCCGCGTGCGAAACCCCCGTCATCTCAGCCGTGGGACACGAGATCGACTACACCCTGAGCGACTTCGCGGCCGACCTACGCGCACCCACCCCTTCGGCTGCGGCGGAGATGGTGAGCGCCCACAGGGAGGAACTGCTCCAGCGGGTGCACCACGCCCACCTCACGATGGTTCGAGAGATACGGAGTCTCTGCGAGCGCCTCAGATTCCGCCTCGGCAAGGTGAGCGAGGAACAGCTCGCCCGTCTCTTCACCCTCTACCGGGCACCCTATCTCCAAAGGTGGGACGAGGCACACCAGTCCATCGTTCGTACGATGCGGGAATATCTCCTCAAACTGCGACACCGTATCGAGATGGCACGCGAGATCACCCAGGCACATTCTCCTCGGGCCGTCCTCTCACGAGGGTATGCCATCGTACGGGACGCTGCCACGGGGGACATCCTGCGGGACACCCGCGCCGCCTTCGAGGGGCAGAGGCTCTCCATCACCCTCGCACGGGGGGAACTCGAAGCGCGTACCACGCAGGTGGCCCCGCCGGAAGACGAGTCAGCGACAACGGAGGTGCACGATGCCTAA